The nucleotide window TCGCGACGCCTTCCTCGACCACGTCCGGACCGGCAAGCACTCCTACTGGGTGGTGTCCGAGTTCATCCTCGGCTCCCACGGGGCGGCCGCCCCCCTCTTCCGCAAGCTGTCCGAGAACTTCGAGCTCTGCGTCTATGGCCTCGGCCACGTCCGGGCCGAGCTGGACCGCCTGCGCGATCCGGCCGTCCGCCGCGTCTGGGGCAGCCTGCTCGAGTAACCCCGGCCCCGCCGGGAGGAGGCCCCATGGGGCGCCGCCGCAGCGACGACGTGGACCTGGACGCTCTCCTGGACGCCCTGAAGAGCCTCTCCCTCGAGGGACGGCGCAGCCTCATCGCCTGGCTTCGCGGTCGGGCCATGCAGGCGCCGCCCGATGACGGGCATGCCATGGCCCGCCTGGCCGACCTCCTGGAGATGTTGCTGCAGTGAGGGCCGCCGGCGCTCCCCGCCCTCCCGCGACACCCCGCCGCATCATCCACGTGGACATGGACGCCTTCTTCGCCGCGGTGGAGCAGCGGGACCATCCGCCCACCCGCGGGCGGCCCGTCATCGTCGGGGCCGACCCGAAGGGCGGCAAGGGGCGCGGGGTCGTGGCCGCCTGCTCCTACGAGGCCCGGGCCTTCGGCATCCACTCGGCGATGCCCATCGGCCGGGCCTACCGCCTCTGCCCGCGGGCAGTCTTCCTCCCGGTCCGGATGGCGCGCTACCAGGAGGTCTCAGAACGCCTCTTCCGGATCTTCGGGCGCTACACCGACCTGGTCGAGGCCCTGAGCATTGACGAGGCCTTCCTC belongs to Candidatus Methylomirabilis sp. and includes:
- a CDS encoding DNA polymerase IV — translated: MDAFFAAVEQRDHPPTRGRPVIVGADPKGGKGRGVVAACSYEARAFGIHSAMPIGRAYRLCPRAVFLPVRMARYQEVSERLFRIFGRYTDLVEALSIDEAFL